The Corvus moneduloides isolate bCorMon1 chromosome 11, bCorMon1.pri, whole genome shotgun sequence genomic sequence CCCGAGATATGggtggtttatttgttttaatttcatctcTGGAGGGGCTCAGTGGAGTAATTAAGTACTTCATACAAAATTTGTGTGCAAGTGCCTGACTGAAGCACTTGTCAGTACCCTGGTCCTCTCAGTATCTTGCCCCTGGTAgttttaattcagatttttgccAGTCTTAGACATACAGGGAGTATAGAAGCCCCAAGTTCCAGCCACAGGTTACACTTTGAGGTTATATATTATTAATTTGTCTGATAAAACTGACCTGAAGAAAAGGTGAATTTCAAAAATCCTGCTGGCTCTTCAAAGCATCTGTTAGGGGAGGTTTGGCCAactggcacagggcagccagGTCCTGTCAGGGGCACGCTGTGCCCATTGGGCACAAGGTGCCTGGGATGCAAGGGCCACACAGCCAGTGCTGGATAGGGACAGgtgctgcagcccagaaagccagagGGGTGTAGCTGAGGGCTGGTTATGATCCAGGACCACGTCTGGTGCTGGTTCTTGCAGTAACCACAAACCAGTGGCTCTGGAATGGGAGCTCTGCTGTCTGAGGGTCACAGCCTCTGATGGGGACTCCAGTCTTTGGGTTTGAAAGGGGTAggggaggaatttttttctttaaagttatGTTTGTGTATGAAATCAGTCTTTCTGCCTGGGGGTCATAAGATAAGCCAGGTAATAAGATTGTGCAGTAAGAGAGTCTAGTACTGGGAAAGTCAGAGCAGGCGGATGAAGGAGGGAGGTGCACAGCTGTCACCAAGCTGCTGCCTGAATTTCCAGGCACTaattcagggaagaaaagctgcagaaaccCTGACTGCACATcctcttgggaaaaaaaccgAATCCCTCTGGTGTAGGAGGGGTTAGCATGATTCAAATCGTGCACAGGAGGGCGGAGGAGGCAGCTGTGAAAGGCAGCTGCTCTCTGGGTATGGGAGGACAGAACCGACTCCTCAGCCTTGGGCTGTGGCTttgtcagtgctgcagcagggcttgcAGGGCACTCTCATCCTCCATCCCCAGGAGGGGatgtgctgggggctgctgagggacagctccagcagggccagcaaacagagcaggacggggctgtccctgtgtgtggCACTGTCGTGGTGCTCCCGCTGCTCCACTCCCTGCACAGCAAACACGGGCAGCCAGATGAAAGGGGGATTTAGTGAGAAGCCAGGGAAAGCCTCCCAAGAATGAACACTGTGTAAGTAAAAGCCCAGGAAAAAGGCCAGGGAAGTGGCTACACTTCCATTGTCAAAGCACACAGGTTCCTTGGGGATAAATGAACTTGCAATTATGTGAACGGATTTGAAGGTTTTGCTGTTATCTGGGAAGTTTTGAAAGACTCTTGCGTTTGAAATAAAAGTAGCTCTTCCACAGAAAGAGGTGCTATACATTTTCTACAATGCcaaattaatgtatttaaattgCTCTGTACAGTTCTCTCTACCATAAATAACAATACCCTCCACTATCCCTTCTTGTGAAATCAAAATGCTCCTTTAAAGTGTTCCCAATGAGAGTAATCTGATTTGCTTGCTTAGCTTACGGTTCTTCTATGGCTAAAGACCCACAAGTAGTTTAAACTTCATATGATGGGAATATATTCACCTGCTACTGCTAACTTCTTCAAAAACATGAGGCTCTGTGGTTTTTGGCAGAGTTCTTTGTAATAAAAAACTTCTCACACTCCTTAGCAGAAAATAGTATCAGCTACAGCAaagttagaaaataaaatgtgatgaCATCAGTTCATCCAGAAGAATCTGAGTGCTTTTGCAGATGAGCCTCtgcaattaatatttcatttcactCTCTGTGAGCTCAGTTCCCTGAGTGCCCTCATTCCTACTGATTGACAtcagtccctgctccctgtcttTACCACCTGCAGGTCTGTCCAGCCTTCGGTGTGgtccagcacacacacacccacagctcccactcAAATTTTGTGCCATCTGGAACAAATTGCCAAGATGTCCTTCACCTCACAACAGCAAGGAGCCGGTATTGATGACAGTAGTCAAGCAGAAATTGTCCAGATTTTCTTTATTGTctaatttttaaagtagaagAACAGTTCTAGGGTGCCTAAATATAAAACATTACCATTCTGACTGGAAATAACCTACTACAGACACCCTCTTTTGTGCATTAGTGTTTCCTTCCTAGGGCTTTTTATTCTTCACTTAATGGAGCTGATCCTGTACTCGTTTGGAGTATTTCAATATTTCCTTCCTGTTCTTGGATTATTGATTTGGACCTGTTTGGTCCATCTTGTTGTATTTTACAGAGTGAATGATAACCTGAGGAATTATTGAAAAGATCAGGGCACTGTCtcctgaaagagaagaaaaactgaactGCTTCCAGTATAGGATAACCTAAAGCATAACTTCTTAGACAAACTGACActgatgaaataaataaatggagaaaatgatGCTAGAGGCCTCAATCTTCATATTTACAGGAGAATACGAGAGGCTGAAACAAGCCTCTCTGCATTCCATGCCAGAAGGATTCCTACTCATTAACACATATACATGCTGATGGATAATTAAGTAATTTGGGAGACAGACCATGCATATGGGAAGcatttttggtattttatgACCCCCTTCACTGACCTATGTAATTACTGTGCTGCTGATTAATGCAGCAACATAAACCCTCTGTGAACATTCTCTATTATGAAGTTTATTTCGATTCTAGATgacctttctttttatttgttacactgggatcaaaaaaaaaatcattgttaaATTGTTCTGTTCCCTCCAGTgctaagagaaaaagaatattattAAGTAATCAATTTCTAAGCCACCTCCAGTGTAGTACAGAAAACAGAGCCAACTTACATTTGGCAAGAACAATTCATGTCAAACCAATCTAATCTCCTTTTCTGACAGGGCAAATGGTTCAATGGATAAAAAGAAGCAGTAGATGTGACATTTTTACTGTAGTAACATTTTAATGTGTGGTATTTTTACAAACAATACTTAGAAATCATAGGACGATATTAGAATACATGGATGGTGTCACCTTGTGCTGGAGCAAAActtagtggggaaaaaaaagggagtttAGGGAATAGTGGTTAATGATTTGTCCTCTGGGAATaactccctgggcagcactgcagaaaaatgaGACTTGCTTGACTTCCTAAACTCTCCTGTAATCAGGCACTGGGAATGAGAGACTTTTTATATAATACCAGTGATAAAGACATAATTTCTTGTGATGTCTTTTTCCTCTGAACTCAAGCTTTTCAGTAAGGAATTTATTGAAATTTACCTTTAAAGTTCAGCTGACTCACTAACTTGACagggattaaaaaataaaagctgaaagatAGTCCAGATGTCTcatggggaggaaaggggacAGAAACCTGACACACTCATTAGAGCAGGAAGATTTGGATGTGCACCTGAAGACAAGAACTATGAACTGTTTGGTCAACTAGGCTGGGTTAGGAACCTAACGGTGTGACAGGAACATTTCAAACCCTGGCACAGGAACCTGTGCACTCAGAAGAATTTCATGTTTAAGTCATACAGATTCACAGGAGTATGAATCTGGAAGATGAAATCAGGAACAGGTGATTATAATTACACACTCCAATTTAGGACAACATTTAATCACTTGCAGGTACTTAAGCACTTTCCTGAATAAATGCAAACTGTGTTGTTTCCTGCATTAGGGATTATAACTTAAGGTCATGGTTGTAATTCCAGATCTAAATGAGAGCAAGCAGGTATCAGATGGAGGTCTAGAAGAGGGATTTAGATGCTGAAAGAGCTTTTAAAGTCTGAACCTAAAAGAAGAACTCATTTCctttataaatataaaactaTAAACAGGAGCAGTGTGTAAAGCTCATAGATCAGACTCACTCTTGAAGATGATCCTCTCTGGAAGAAATTTGACTTCAGCTGGAGGAAACCTGGGGCTCACCAAGCCACTTAAGGTGAATTCTTGGAAGACATATCTGCAGTTGTTAATGCCTTCTGCAGAACACCCAAATCCCCCCCATTTCTCTCCACCACTACCTTGCAGCACTAGCTCTTGCCAAACCCAGATCCTGCTCACAAACTCTGTGTGGCACCTGGCAAGGGAGAAAACTGCTCACTGTAGTAGTGACTGAAACACAGACTGCCTTGAACTAACAGGACAAGTGACACCCTTGCCAAGTGACAGTCAGAACCCGCTGGGGTCCCAGCTGTCCCTCCCTCTCCACACCTCAGCCAACCCATCTCTTCCCCTCACCAAGCACTCCCAGCACCTCACCCGAGCTACAGCCATGGATGTGGACTCCTGCACATCAGGAGAAGGTGAATTTCCCTGAGCAGGAGGAGTTTGTGCTGCCTTAGCACCAGTGTGAGCAAGCAAAGGGAGGGACAagctgggacagcccaggctgtgtggggcagagccagccatgctgctgctgaaccCTTTCCCCACCCtaacacacagctctgcactgctgatTCACTATTTTCTGCCAGTTTGGGCACCTTGGTGCCACCCCGGGGAATGTGTGGAATGATGGCATTCCATATGCTGTGGAATATGACCACAGGCATGCAAGTCACAGTTACCATTATGCATGTCTAAGTTAAACTGTTCACACCAAGAGCTGTTTTACGTGGATGGCGAGTGGGAGGTGCTTTATGGCCAACAGGGAATCTCAAAGCCAGTGGGGCTAAAAAAGGGGTGTAGTTCCCAAATGGTCAGTTCAGCACCATTCCTGAGCTTGACAGTCACTTTAAATTAgcatgcaatttaaaaataagtattacACATGAAGGTTATCTCACAAGGAACATGTAATTTACATTTTGAACTCACACTCTTTGTTTTGATGTAACCCCTAAAGTTCTTGCTCTGCGAGGCCAGTGGACATTCCTTACTGCCTTTAACTCATTCACCTCTACCTGTTTCCAGGTGATCTTTTTTATCGTTCATCATATTTTGGAAAAGCAATTCCACAGGACAAGAGCTCATAGTAAATCTCTGGTGCTCGTGCCAAGGAGGACATGATAGACCTGACCAGTTGTGGGATCCCTTTTAGCACCAGGAGTTGCATCATTCATCCAGAGACCCCTGACAGTCATCTCAAACATTACGTGCCCTCACGGTGCTTTTTAAATCCTATAGatgtttaaataaatgcttttatctTCTTTGATCTTCTGCAACCATGCAAGTATTAACATACACAATGCTCACAGAAAGACACTGGATAAAATGGTTATTTTTAGAATTTCCTCACTTCATAAAACAGTACAATAGCTATGATGCCACAAATAACTCACTATGAATTCTTCTTATAAGCAAACAGAGGAAGTGTAAGTTTAGGAAGAGACAAGGAGTTCAGAAGAGgcaatttattaaaatactagATTTAGTAGTGTAAGTAAAAATATATCTATAAatactggttttgctttgggtCAGTGAGAATATAAACTAGATTTTATCCCACAGGTCAGTCTTAAACTTGGGCAGAAATGCCTAACACTTAATAATCATCTATGAGTCCAAGTTTCATTTGAGATAAAAAGCAACAAAGGCAGTGAACTATTAAATTCATGACCAGCTTTCTGGCTTCTGGAAAGATTTGTTTATGCTGTTACAAAAGCAGGGTTTAGTTGAGTGATGTATTCTTTGTTTGAGATTCCCACTATATTATTTTGTGGGTTTAGGAACACTTCAGCTTCTCTCTTTTCAGTATTACCTATTCTGCCAGTGAGGAAGCAATGAAGTCACAGCAGAGTTTAAAACCACTGGCCAGAAGTTGTCCTTGTGTGCTTTTCCCCAGTTCCTAGGACATGCTGAAGAGCTTTTTAAGAAATGGAGTGTCAGCCATCTGATTGCAGCTGGCTTGGGATGGGACCTAATGACCAggaaatgcagtgaaaaaaataagtGTGTTGGAAATGGTTTCTGAAGGACTGTCAGGAATTTGTTTTGGGGCTTTCTGGAAGCATTGCCACGTTGAGTTCTGTTGCTGTGTGTTTGAGGAGTAACTTCAGCTCTCTGTAGATCACCACCCTTACTTGGCCTACCTTCCACTGAATGCTCCCAGTTCTCTTAGGGATAGGGATCCATAAGAGGAAACCCAATAAAATGGACAAGCAGCTTCTAATTTCCCTCTGGCTAGATTTTACAAGATGTATTTGGAGACGTTTAATAAGCCACAACCAGAGATTCTCAAACTGACTTGTGTCCCAACACTGTGACTTTATAGGCGCTTTTTGACGGACTCCAACCTACCTGTAGTGCTGCAGTTGTGATTCCAGCTGCTGAATGTATATTTGCAGATGTGGCACCTCGTTAGctttctcttccagctccttCACTTTGCCAAGACTGTTGAGGACGGCGTGTCTGGCCTCTTCCACCTTCCTCCTCATCTCCGCCTGCTCCCTCTTCAGGTTACGGTTGCAGTCTTCCAGGCTGACCAGAGCTTCCTGAGAGCTCTTcagctccctctccagctcctgatTGAACTTGATTGCTTCTTCAatctgcccatccctggagctccgGATGAGCTCCATTTCCTTCAGGACACTTTGGAGGCACTTGGTCTGGGAGTGGTTCTGTGTTAATGGTCTCTTACTCCCTATGAAACAGGTTCCCTCCTCTTTATGGCTGGCATGGCTCTTCCGCAGTCCCACCTGTAATGACCAGGAGCAGAAAGCAGGGAGAAATTGATGGGTTTTAAAGCAACTGACATTTTAATAAAGACTGAAAATGGCTGGATTGTGctttgttggggatttttttaatcacataCAGTTGATCAGCAGCTAAAGGTACTTGACCTTTGCCAAACacagagacaaggaaaaaaatctctggaaaGTAGTTTTTGATACTTAGCTATACATTTAGTTTTCAAACTACTCGCTATTATGTTATTGCACAAGTTTCTGTATAGCTTTAATGTCATTACTATGGTCTGCACTCAGAAGTCAAGTAGTGTGCTGAAAAAGATATTTCCCATGAAGTTGTGTTCAGAAGaagagagcagggagcagctggggggtGTTCTGGAGCTCTCCTCTTTGTCCTTTTGATTCTTCCTGGGGCCTCAGACTCATGACTTCACGTTTGCTTCagatttcctttcccttttcagatgaaaatggTAAAAGTGGCTTTGACCTGCCGTGATGGACGTTGTGAAGAGGAGCAGCCAGCTAACACAAGtggcagtgtcacacacagagcAGTTCTGTGAGTCCTGTGTTAGTATCAAATCAGACCTGATCAGACCTGCCAGAACAACTGGTCCATGCTGCCCTTCACTGCTCTGCCTGTTCCACACTATTTCATGCCAGAGTAATTTAACTGCTGTTAAATGTGTATGTGTTTCACTCGAGCCAGTACAGCAGAACCAGCAGAAACCAGCCCCAGAATTAATggggctctgcagagaagcCCAAGACTGTTCATCAGCCTGCTCACAGAACTGGCTCCCACTCTGAAATCTTGTGACCATGCTCGGAAGAAAATGTACTTCTAAGGTTTCTGAGGCACTTATGACTGAGGCACTGTACGTGCTTGTACAGGTGAGACTCCAGAAGTTCTTTCCCACTTCAGGAAAAACCCTGCAGTGGTGCATATCCAGTATATGGTATCAGCACATCCTGGCTGAAAGTGCAatagaagcagcagcattgtACACTTGGGTTTGTTAAGCTGAACTCCCCTACACTTTTAACAGAGTGCTCATCAGCCTATCCCATAGCTACATACAATGGCACACTGGTGAAGATACGTTTCTCCTTAAAGCCTCCCTGTAACTAAACTTTGCTAAAAAGTTAATGCCGAGGATGAACGAGCAACTTCGGTCTCAGTCAGGAGGTGGAGGGGTTTTTAACACTGACTTTCCGAGAGCAGCATCTTTCCTGAAGCACTCGGGGCCACCCGAGCCGCCTCCGGGAGGCCGGTGCAGAAGCCGCCCCGGACTCACCTGCAGCGCCAGGCAGCGCGCGTCGCTGCTCTGCAGGGCGGCCCGCATGTCCTCCACCAGCTCCCGCAGGCTGCcgttctcctcctccagcttggCGATGCGGTCCTCGGCCTGCTCCAGCGCCACGATCTCCTCGTAGCACTCTCGGGAGCAgggccccgccggccgccgctCGGCGCTGCCCGCGGCTCCGCGGCCGGCGGGGtcggcgcggcggcggcggcgggggctgcgcagGCGGATCTGGGTCTCGATGTGCTCGCTCTCCCGGCCCAGCGgcagccgcggccccgcgccgcccgcgcgGGTGCTGAAGTGGCCGCAGAGCCGCGCGTGGAACTGGCGGAAGGTGAGCTCGGCCGAGAGCCCGTCCCACAGCCCCGCGCACTCCTCGGGGTCCGCcgcctcctccagccccagcacctggcacagcgTGCGGAAGTCCTCGCCGGGGATGCGGCCCGCCCCGGCGCAGTCCAGGTGGTGGAAGATCTCCTGCAGGTACTGGTCCAGGCCGGTGGCCAGCACGACGATCTCGTTCTCCACGCCGCGGTCCAGCCCGTAGTGGTAGGCGAGGGCGCTGACCAGCCACTGCGTGCGCCGGGCCGGCCACCCGTAGGGGTCCCAGCCCTCAGGCGGCTCCATCGCGCCCGCCCGTCCCGCGGCGCTGCCCGACCATCCCGAGCGCCCGCCCGCCCCAGCTctcggccccggccccggcccgcggcggggcgggatgggatgggatgggcgGGATGGGCGGGacgggcggggcggggccgccgctgccccggcgCTGCTCCAGCGCTGCTCGCGGAGCGCCCGGCTCGCCCCGCAGCGGAGTCGCGATCCCCTTTGTCCGTCAGGAAAAGGGATTCAGGCAAAGCGGGCAGGTGCCACCCTGCTTGGTTTGTCTGCCAAGCCTGCGCCCCAAGTTTGTTTCTGATTTCTTAAGTAATTTCTCCCTGCCTCGTCTTTAACAGC encodes the following:
- the EFCC1 gene encoding EF-hand and coiled-coil domain-containing protein 1 isoform X1 translates to MEPPEGWDPYGWPARRTQWLVSALAYHYGLDRGVENEIVVLATGLDQYLQEIFHHLDCAGAGRIPGEDFRTLCQVLGLEEAADPEECAGLWDGLSAELTFRQFHARLCGHFSTRAGGAGPRLPLGRESEHIETQIRLRSPRRRRRADPAGRGAAGSAERRPAGPCSRECYEEIVALEQAEDRIAKLEEENGSLRELVEDMRAALQSSDARCLALQVGLRKSHASHKEEGTCFIGSKRPLTQNHSQTKCLQSVLKEMELIRSSRDGQIEEAIKFNQELERELKSSQEALVSLEDCNRNLKREQAEMRRKVEEARHAVLNSLGKVKELEEKANEVPHLQIYIQQLESQLQHYRSERERPQVPCRGSVEQQEGAAVPGGTRSASVAPRDQRSPTGIADHEDQLFRSVEGQAASDEEEEKWAGDRAPQLDHVKKILAKLPCCGSGCDEKTWRKLLSYLEATTPEGSGMAPAEPTGKTSPLTEQLELQGHPEKKLETNMEEMKGPLLGELQQKVEETELLKMELQMLETERVRLSLVEEKLMDVLQLLQQLRDLNISKRALGKILLSTLESCRDPQPGKAQLFEVLDTLQQELAACELLHRQPMEQAQSPRSLSNPLVISC
- the EFCC1 gene encoding EF-hand and coiled-coil domain-containing protein 1 isoform X3: MEPPEGWDPYGWPARRTQWLVSALAYHYGLDRGVENEIVVLATGLDQYLQEIFHHLDCAGAGRIPGEDFRTLCQVLGLEEAADPEECAGLWDGLSAELTFRQFHARLCGHFSTRAGGAGPRLPLGRESEHIETQIRLRSPRRRRRADPAGRGAAGSAERRPAGPCSRECYEEIVALEQAEDRIAKLEEENGSLRELVEDMRAALQSSDARCLALQVGLRKSHASHKEEGTCFIGSKRPLTQNHSQTKCLQSVLKEMELIRSSRDGQIEEAIKFNQELERELKSSQEALVSLEDCNRNLKREQAEMRRKVEEARHAVLNSLGKVKELEEKANEVPHLQIYIQQLESQLQHYRSERERPQVPCRGSVEQQEGAAVPGGTRSASVAPRDQRSPTGIADHAEDQLFRSVEGQAASDEEEEKWAGDRAPQLDHVKKILAKLPCCGSGCDEKTWRKLLSYLEATTPEGSGMAPAEPTGKTSPLTEQLELQGHPEKKLETNMEEMKGPLLGELQQKVEETELLKMELQMLETERVRLSLVEEKLMDVLQLLQQLRDLNISKRALGKILLSTLESCRDPQPGKAQLFEVLDTLQQELAACELLHRQPMEQAQSPRSLSNPLVISC
- the EFCC1 gene encoding EF-hand and coiled-coil domain-containing protein 1 isoform X2, whose product is MEPPEGWDPYGWPARRTQWLVSALAYHYGLDRGVENEIVVLATGLDQYLQEIFHHLDCAGAGRIPGEDFRTLCQVLGLEEAADPEECAGLWDGLSAELTFRQFHARLCGHFSTRAGGAGPRLPLGRESEHIETQIRLRSPRRRRRADPAGRGAAGSAERRPAGPCSRECYEEIVALEQAEDRIAKLEEENGSLRELVEDMRAALQSSDARCLALQVGLRKSHASHKEEGTCFIGSKRPLTQNHSQTKCLQSVLKEMELIRSSRDGQIEEAIKFNQELERELKSSQEALVSLEDCNRNLKREQAEMRRKVEEARHAVLNSLGKVKELEEKANEVPHLQIYIQQLESQLQHYRSERERPQVPCRGSVEQQEGAAVPGGTRSASVAPRDQRSPTGIADHAEDQLFRSVEGQAASDEEEEKWAGDRAPQLDHVKKILAKLPCCGSGCDEKTWRKLLSYLEATTPEGSGMAPAEPTGKTSPLTEQLELQGHPEKKLETNMEEVTDERPLAWGAAAEGGGDGTAEDGAADVGDGEGSAVPGGGEAHGCSAASSTAPRLEHIKASPGENPAEHFGILP